The following are from one region of the Amedibacterium intestinale genome:
- the uvrA gene encoding excinuclease ABC subunit UvrA, producing MNHDYIDIKGARENNLKNIDLKIPRDKFVIMTGVSGSGKTSLAFDTIYAEGQRRYVESLSAYARQFLGNSEKPDVDSIEGLSPAISIDQKTTSNNPRSTVGTVTEIYDYLRLLYARIGVPYCPTHNEPITSQTIKQMVDRIMELEDKTRLTILSPVIKAKKGTHKDFLEKLTKEGYIRVRIDGEMRLLEEVDALEKNKKHDIDVVVDRIVKGNDRSRLHDSLETALKLSDGLAVVAYNEEEILFSSNYSCKYCGFSVPKLEPRLFSFNAPFGACDACKGLGITQKVDVDYLIPDKSKSIAEGGIIYYKNIYGTENLEWQKFAALLDYYDIDVHKPIKDFTKKELEYVLYGSKDIIDYKLHSRSGTQMKKSEFIEGVCTLIERRYMETTSSSAREWYGTFLAEAPCPKCGGKRLNEQALSVRVGGLNIYEWTTMSVKQAVAFMQELKLSKQEEDIARLILKEIRERLSFLHNVGLGYLTLDRLAGTLSGGEAQRIRLATQIGSHLSGVLYVLDEPSIGLHQRDNDRLIKTLKDMRDLGNSLIVVEHDEDTMLASDYIVDIGPGAGIHGGNVVAAGTPEEVMANPNSLTGQYLSGKLKIEVPKKRRKGNGKKLEVVGASENNLKNVSVKLPLGTFTVVTGVSGSGKSSLVNEVLSKGIMHALGRTRMKPGKCKKIKGIENIDKIIDISQDPIGRTPRSNPATYTGVFDDIRELFAQTPEAKMRGYEKGRFSFNVKGGRCEACQGDGILRISMHFLPDVYVPCEECGGKRYNDETLQVTYKGKNIYDVLEMSVEEALEFFSSLHKIKHKLQTLKDVGLDYIKLGQSATSLSGGEAQRVKLASELQRKATGKTLFVLDEPTTGLHTHDVKKLIEVLQRIVDNGDSVLVIEHNLDVIKCADYVIDIGAEGGDEGGNIIACGTPEQIAQVEESYTGKYLKKVLEKG from the coding sequence ATGAACCATGACTATATTGATATTAAAGGGGCACGAGAAAATAACCTGAAAAATATAGATTTAAAAATACCAAGAGATAAGTTTGTCATAATGACCGGGGTAAGCGGATCTGGGAAAACATCTCTTGCGTTTGATACGATATATGCAGAAGGACAGCGTCGCTACGTAGAATCTTTAAGTGCATATGCTCGTCAATTCTTAGGAAACAGTGAGAAACCAGATGTGGATTCTATTGAAGGATTATCTCCTGCAATTTCCATTGACCAGAAAACTACCAGCAACAATCCAAGGTCTACAGTAGGAACGGTAACGGAAATATATGATTATCTTCGTTTATTATATGCACGTATTGGAGTTCCTTATTGTCCAACACATAATGAACCGATTACTTCTCAAACCATTAAGCAGATGGTAGATCGAATTATGGAACTGGAAGATAAAACACGTTTAACGATTTTATCTCCTGTTATAAAAGCGAAAAAAGGAACGCATAAAGACTTTTTGGAAAAGCTAACCAAAGAAGGCTATATCCGTGTACGCATTGATGGAGAAATGCGTCTTTTGGAAGAAGTAGATGCATTAGAGAAAAACAAAAAACATGATATCGATGTGGTAGTGGATCGTATCGTTAAGGGAAATGATCGTTCCCGCTTGCACGACTCACTGGAAACGGCTTTAAAATTAAGTGATGGATTGGCAGTGGTTGCGTATAATGAGGAAGAAATTTTATTTTCCAGCAATTATTCTTGTAAATACTGCGGTTTTTCTGTTCCTAAATTAGAACCTAGACTGTTTTCTTTCAATGCTCCTTTTGGAGCGTGTGATGCATGTAAAGGATTAGGAATTACACAGAAAGTAGATGTGGATTATTTGATACCGGACAAAAGCAAATCTATTGCGGAAGGTGGTATTATATATTATAAAAATATATATGGTACAGAGAATCTGGAGTGGCAGAAGTTTGCGGCGTTACTAGATTATTATGATATTGATGTACATAAACCAATTAAAGATTTTACAAAAAAAGAACTGGAATATGTATTATACGGTTCTAAAGATATCATTGATTATAAACTGCATTCTCGAAGTGGAACGCAAATGAAAAAAAGTGAATTTATAGAAGGTGTTTGTACTTTAATTGAACGACGTTATATGGAAACAACTTCTTCCAGCGCAAGAGAATGGTATGGTACGTTTTTAGCGGAAGCACCATGTCCAAAATGTGGTGGAAAACGTTTGAATGAACAGGCTTTAAGTGTGCGTGTAGGAGGCTTGAATATTTATGAATGGACAACGATGTCTGTTAAGCAGGCCGTAGCCTTTATGCAGGAGTTAAAGCTTAGCAAGCAGGAAGAAGATATTGCTCGTTTGATTTTAAAAGAAATCCGTGAGCGTTTAAGTTTTCTGCATAATGTTGGTCTTGGGTATTTAACATTGGATCGTCTGGCAGGAACATTATCTGGTGGAGAGGCACAGCGTATACGTCTAGCTACACAGATTGGTTCTCATTTAAGTGGTGTTTTATATGTGTTGGATGAACCTAGTATTGGTCTTCATCAAAGAGATAATGATCGCTTGATTAAAACTTTGAAAGATATGCGTGATTTAGGAAATTCTTTGATTGTTGTAGAACATGATGAAGATACTATGCTGGCAAGCGATTATATTGTGGATATTGGTCCTGGGGCTGGTATTCATGGTGGAAATGTTGTGGCAGCAGGAACACCTGAAGAAGTTATGGCAAATCCAAATTCTTTAACAGGACAGTATTTAAGTGGAAAATTAAAAATTGAAGTTCCAAAGAAGAGAAGAAAAGGAAATGGAAAAAAACTGGAAGTTGTTGGGGCAAGTGAAAATAATCTAAAAAATGTCAGTGTGAAACTTCCATTAGGTACCTTTACGGTGGTTACCGGTGTCAGCGGTTCTGGAAAATCTTCTTTAGTGAATGAAGTCTTAAGCAAGGGAATCATGCATGCGCTAGGAAGAACTCGAATGAAACCTGGAAAATGCAAGAAAATTAAAGGCATTGAAAATATTGATAAAATTATTGATATTTCACAGGATCCAATTGGGCGTACCCCTCGAAGCAATCCTGCAACCTATACAGGTGTGTTTGATGATATACGAGAATTGTTTGCGCAGACACCAGAAGCAAAAATGCGTGGTTATGAAAAGGGACGTTTTTCTTTTAATGTAAAAGGAGGACGATGTGAAGCCTGTCAGGGAGATGGAATACTTCGTATTTCGATGCACTTTTTACCAGATGTATATGTACCTTGTGAAGAATGTGGTGGAAAACGTTATAATGATGAAACTCTGCAGGTTACCTATAAAGGGAAAAATATTTATGATGTTTTGGAAATGAGCGTGGAAGAGGCATTGGAATTCTTCTCTAGCTTGCACAAAATTAAACATAAGCTGCAGACGTTAAAAGATGTTGGACTGGATTATATAAAACTAGGACAAAGTGCTACCAGCCTTTCAGGTGGGGAAGCACAGCGTGTAAAATTAGCCAGTGAACTGCAAAGAAAAGCGACAGGAAAAACCCTGTTTGTACTTGATGAGCCAACAACAGGTTTACATACACATGACGTTAAAAAACTAATAGAGGTATTGCAGCGTATTGTGGATAATGGAGATAGCGTGCTTGTCATCGAGCATAATCTGGATGTTATTAAATGTGCAGATTATGTTATTGATATAGGAGCGGAAGGTGGAGATGAGGGTGGAAACATCATTGCATGTGGAACACCGGAGCAAATTGCACAGGTAGAGGAAAGCTATACCGGAAAATACTTGAAAAAAGTATTAGAGAAAGGGTGA
- the hprK gene encoding HPr(Ser) kinase/phosphatase yields the protein MEAERSVAVEKLTKAFDIEQITGDKESLKRRISIADTNRPGLELAGFFESSQRKRLVILGDKEIAYIETMSQAKQRKSFDFLTGEETPAIIITKDHKCPEILRRIAKRKNFPVFLSSSPTYRLIVNIVAFLDEELAENESLHGGLLSIYGKGVLIRGESGMGKSEIALELIKRGHLLVADDRVDCYRIHNKIIGKAPELLRDMLEIRGIGVINVARMFGVSSVLSKAEINFEVVLQAWDKDKDYDRVGIEEKKHENILGLEIPKIILPVREGRSMAVIIESAVTNFMLSEMGLDSAKEFEQRVLSYIAKNQTESE from the coding sequence ATGGAAGCAGAGCGTAGTGTTGCGGTTGAAAAACTGACAAAGGCTTTTGATATTGAACAAATAACAGGAGATAAAGAATCTTTAAAAAGACGTATTTCCATTGCGGATACAAATCGTCCTGGTTTAGAATTAGCTGGTTTTTTTGAAAGCAGTCAAAGAAAACGTCTAGTCATTTTAGGAGATAAAGAAATTGCGTATATTGAAACGATGAGCCAGGCAAAGCAAAGAAAGTCTTTTGATTTTTTGACTGGAGAAGAAACACCGGCAATTATTATTACAAAAGATCACAAATGTCCTGAAATTTTACGCAGAATTGCTAAACGTAAAAACTTTCCTGTTTTCTTATCCTCATCTCCAACTTATCGTTTAATTGTGAATATTGTGGCATTTTTAGATGAAGAGCTGGCAGAAAATGAAAGTCTTCATGGCGGACTTCTTTCTATTTATGGAAAAGGAGTTTTGATTCGTGGAGAAAGCGGTATGGGGAAAAGTGAAATAGCTTTAGAACTAATCAAAAGAGGACATTTGCTGGTGGCAGATGATCGTGTAGATTGTTATCGTATTCATAATAAAATTATTGGTAAGGCACCGGAATTGTTACGGGATATGCTGGAAATTCGCGGAATTGGTGTTATCAATGTTGCACGAATGTTTGGGGTATCTTCTGTGCTGTCAAAAGCGGAAATAAATTTTGAAGTCGTTTTGCAGGCATGGGATAAAGATAAGGATTATGATCGTGTAGGAATTGAAGAGAAAAAACATGAGAATATTTTAGGACTTGAGATACCTAAAATTATTCTTCCAGTTAGAGAAGGACGTTCTATGGCAGTTATCATTGAATCTGCAGTTACTAATTTTATGCTGAGTGAAATGGGCTTAGATAGTGCCAAAGAATTTGAACAGCGTGTATTAAGCTACATTGCGAAAAATCAGACAGAAAGTGAATAA